Proteins found in one Zea mays cultivar B73 chromosome 1, Zm-B73-REFERENCE-NAM-5.0, whole genome shotgun sequence genomic segment:
- the LOC103643542 gene encoding E3 ubiquitin ligase PQT3-like isoform X2 has translation MAVYYKFKSARDFDSIPIEGQFISVANLKERIFESKHLGRGTDFDLMISNAQTDEEYADEATMIPKNTSVLIRRIPGRPRKPIVTEPEETKAAEDGVQDVMPTSGAFLGDSSMKYPEESEWDDEFGNELYISDSVPYQPVCQAVDAIENKVDEDSKIKALIDTSALDYSQIPDGYGSGRGYGRGMGGRMMAGRGFGRGLERRTPPPGYVCHRCKVPGHFIQHCPTNGDARYDVKRMKPPTGIPKSMLMQTPDGSYALPSGAGAVLKPNEAAFEKEIEGLPTTRPVGDLPPELRCPLCKEVMKDAVLTSKCCFRSFCDKCIRDYIINKSMCVCGATSILADDLLPNKTLRETISRILEAPPTSSTENVGSMVQVQDMESALPVQPKHRSPAVSAASKEEAKASTLVEESPDAESLNGTKATNIDASSSDKKALTVPDIAEGTLDSKKAKEDKPVEATPVAKDSQEKFPAGEQAVKKKKKKKPRVPGNAEEQWKNFQDFGTENFSGMPLGPTGAFNPYWGGGVPLPMDYMNAPFPGPMPYMGYPPGPFDPFGGGVLPQDPFMPPGYMMPGVPRDLSELAVNAMGINMGPPVMSREEFDPRKPEHRRRREMDRFNDRERERDRSRERERERERERSLERERERERERGRSLERERERVRELERSREGDRERQRGRDRDRDSRREARASPGAINDSSSMRRNDRSRSQPDRSERGPPQPSSPDRQSRRSSSGKKRSSSDRYDDMPLPPPPPLPATRHEAEPAKAPGSSSKSKASVFSRISFPGDGANPSDAKRSRRASDKPPARSSSSSKKSAAAEGGDGRGHRHHREPAAAEEEKPRPAASGGDYYGGTDGEESEDEEQHFKRRPSSSSRREREQDAPEEQPRHSRRSRDHRRR, from the exons ATGGCTGTGTATTACAAGTTCAAGAGTGCTAGAGACTTTGACTCGATTCCGATTGAGGGGCAATTCATCTCTGTTGCCAACTTGAAGGAGCGGATTTTTGAGTCCAAGCATCTCGGCAGGGGCACAGATTTTGACCTTATGATCTCAAATGCTCAGACTGATGAAG AGTATGCTGATGAGGCCACTATGATACCGAAAAATACGTCAGTATTGATTCGGCGGATACCAGGACGACCAAGGAAGCCTATTGTCACAGAACCTGAAGA GACAAAAGCTGCAGAAGATGGTGTACAAGATGTCATGCCCACATCGGGTGCTTTTCTTGGTGATTCATCTATGAAATAT CCTGAAGAATCTGAGTGGGATGATGAGTTTGGCAACGAATTATATATTTCTGATTCAGTTCCTTATCAGCCTGTTTGCCAGGCGGTTGATGCTATTGAAAATAAAGTTGACGAGGATAGTAAAATAAAAGCACTTATTGATACATCTGCCCTTGACTATAG CCAAATCCCTGATGGTTATGGTTCTGGAAGAGGCTATGGTAGAGGGATGGGTGGAAGAATGATGGCTGGACGTGGCTTTG GACGTGGGCTAGAACGCAGGACACCTCCTCCAGGCTATGTTTGTCACAGATGCAAAGTACCTG GTCATTTTATTCAACATTGCCCCACAAATGGGGATGCTAGATATGATGTGAAAAGGATGAAACCCCCAACTGGCATTCCAAAATCAATGCTAATGCAAACTCCGGATGGTTCATACGCACTACCAAGTGGAGCTGGTGCTGTTTTGAAGCCAAATGA AGCTGCTTTTGAGAAGGAGATAGAGGGCCTACCTACCACACGTCCTGTTGGTGATCTTCCACCAGAGCTACGCTGCCCATTGTGCAAAGAAGTAATGAAGGATGCTGTTCTAACTAGTAAATGCTGCTTTAGGAGTTTCTGTGATAAAT GCATCAGGGACTACATAATTAACAAGTCAATGTGTGTCTGTGGTGCCACAAGCATATTAGCTGATGATCTTCTCCCTAATAAAACTCTAAGAGAAACCATCAGTCGCATATTAGAGGCACCACCAACTAGCAGTACAGAAAATGTGGGAAGCATGGTGCAAGTACAGG ACATGGAGTCAGCTCTACCTGTACAACCTAAGCATAGGTCTCCTGCTGTTTCTGCTGCTTCAAAGGAAGAGGCTAAAGCATCCACACTTGTAGAAGAGTCTCCAGATGCTGAGAGCCTCAATGGAACAAAAGCTACAAATATTGATGCGAGTTCTTCGGATAAGAAAGCTTTGACAGTTCCAGATATTGCTGAAGGGACCTTGGATTCTAAGAAAGCGAAAGAAGATAAACCAGTAGAAGCAACCCCAGTGGCAAAAGATTCTCAAGAAAAGTTTCCTGCAGGGGAACAAG CggtaaagaagaagaaaaagaagaagccaCGTGTTCCTGGAAATG CTGAAGagcaatggaaaaattttcaagattttggaacTGAAAATTTTTCGGGGATGCCCTTGGGTCCAACTGGAGCATTCAACCCTTACTGGGGCGGAGGAGTGCCATTGCCAATGGATTACATGAATGCACCGTTTCCTGGTCCCATGCCTTACATGGGTTATCCACCAGGTCCATTTGACCCTTTTGGTGGGGGTGTTCTCCCACAAGATCCATTTATGCCCCCAGGATACATGATGCCAGGAGTTCCTAG GGATCTTTCTGAATTGGCAGTTAACGCTATGGGAATAAACATGGGCCCGCCAGTTATGAGCAGAGAAGAATTCGATCCCAGGAAACCTGAACATAGGAGGAGACGTGAAATGGATCGGTTCAATGATAG GGAAAGAGAGCGTGACCGTTctcgagagcgagagcgagaacgGGAGCGGGAGCGTTccttggagagggagagggagcgggagcgggagcgtggCCGTTCTCTGGAGAGGGAGCGGGAGCGGGTTCGAGAGCTGGAGCGTTCCCGCGAGGGTGACCGTGAACGGCAGCGAGGCAGGGACAGGGACAGGGACTCACGCAGAGAGGCCAGAGCATCACCAGGGGCCATTAATGATAGTTCCTCGATGAGGCGGAATGAT AGGTCGAGGTCCCAGCCGGACAGGTCGGAGCGTGGCCCGCCGCAGCCGTCCAGCCCCGACCGGCAGTCGCGTCGCTCCTCCTCCGGCAAGAAGCGTTCCTCCTCCGACCGCTACGACGACATGCCGCTCCCACCTCCCCCTCCGCTGCCCGCGACGCGGCACGAGGCCGAGCCCGCCAAGGCACCGGGGTCGTCGTCCAAGTCCAAGGCCAGCGTCTTCTCCCGCATCAGCTTCCCCGGAGACGGCGCCAACCCCTCCGACGCCAAGCGCAGCCGCAGGGCCTCCGACAAGCCCCCCGCGCGCTCCTCTTCCTCCTCCAAGAAGAGCGCCGCGGCAGAGGGCGGGGACGGCCGCGGCCACCGCCACCACCGTGAGCCCGCGGCCGCCGAGGAGGAGAAGCCTAGGCCCGCTGCCTCCGGTGGCGACTACTACGGCGGCACGGACGGAGAGGAGAGCGAGGACGAGGAGCAGCACTTCAAGCGGCGGCCGTCCTCGTCCTCCCGGCGCGAGCGCGAGCAGGACGCGCCGGAAGAGCAGCCGCGCCACTCGCGACGGTCCAGGGACCACAGGCGCCGGTGA
- the LOC103643542 gene encoding E3 ubiquitin ligase PQT3-like isoform X1 translates to MAVYYKFKSARDFDSIPIEGQFISVANLKERIFESKHLGRGTDFDLMISNAQTDEEYADEATMIPKNTSVLIRRIPGRPRKPIVTEPEETKAAEDGVQDVMPTSGAFLGDSSMKYPEESEWDDEFGNELYISDSVPYQPVCQAVDAIENKVDEDSKIKALIDTSALDYSQIPDGYGSGRGYGRGMGGRMMAGRGFGRGLERRTPPPGYVCHRCKVPGHFIQHCPTNGDARYDVKRMKPPTGIPKSMLMQTPDGSYALPSGAGAVLKPNEAAFEKEIEGLPTTRPVGDLPPELRCPLCKEVMKDAVLTSKCCFRSFCDKCIRDYIINKSMCVCGATSILADDLLPNKTLRETISRILEAPPTSSTENVGSMVQVQDMESALPVQPKHRSPAVSAASKEEAKASTLVEESPDAESLNGTKATNIDASSSDKKALTVPDIAEGTLDSKKAKEDKPVEATPVAKDSQEKFPAGEQASAVKKKKKKKPRVPGNAEEQWKNFQDFGTENFSGMPLGPTGAFNPYWGGGVPLPMDYMNAPFPGPMPYMGYPPGPFDPFGGGVLPQDPFMPPGYMMPGVPRDLSELAVNAMGINMGPPVMSREEFDPRKPEHRRRREMDRFNDRERERDRSRERERERERERSLERERERERERGRSLERERERVRELERSREGDRERQRGRDRDRDSRREARASPGAINDSSSMRRNDRSRSQPDRSERGPPQPSSPDRQSRRSSSGKKRSSSDRYDDMPLPPPPPLPATRHEAEPAKAPGSSSKSKASVFSRISFPGDGANPSDAKRSRRASDKPPARSSSSSKKSAAAEGGDGRGHRHHREPAAAEEEKPRPAASGGDYYGGTDGEESEDEEQHFKRRPSSSSRREREQDAPEEQPRHSRRSRDHRRR, encoded by the exons ATGGCTGTGTATTACAAGTTCAAGAGTGCTAGAGACTTTGACTCGATTCCGATTGAGGGGCAATTCATCTCTGTTGCCAACTTGAAGGAGCGGATTTTTGAGTCCAAGCATCTCGGCAGGGGCACAGATTTTGACCTTATGATCTCAAATGCTCAGACTGATGAAG AGTATGCTGATGAGGCCACTATGATACCGAAAAATACGTCAGTATTGATTCGGCGGATACCAGGACGACCAAGGAAGCCTATTGTCACAGAACCTGAAGA GACAAAAGCTGCAGAAGATGGTGTACAAGATGTCATGCCCACATCGGGTGCTTTTCTTGGTGATTCATCTATGAAATAT CCTGAAGAATCTGAGTGGGATGATGAGTTTGGCAACGAATTATATATTTCTGATTCAGTTCCTTATCAGCCTGTTTGCCAGGCGGTTGATGCTATTGAAAATAAAGTTGACGAGGATAGTAAAATAAAAGCACTTATTGATACATCTGCCCTTGACTATAG CCAAATCCCTGATGGTTATGGTTCTGGAAGAGGCTATGGTAGAGGGATGGGTGGAAGAATGATGGCTGGACGTGGCTTTG GACGTGGGCTAGAACGCAGGACACCTCCTCCAGGCTATGTTTGTCACAGATGCAAAGTACCTG GTCATTTTATTCAACATTGCCCCACAAATGGGGATGCTAGATATGATGTGAAAAGGATGAAACCCCCAACTGGCATTCCAAAATCAATGCTAATGCAAACTCCGGATGGTTCATACGCACTACCAAGTGGAGCTGGTGCTGTTTTGAAGCCAAATGA AGCTGCTTTTGAGAAGGAGATAGAGGGCCTACCTACCACACGTCCTGTTGGTGATCTTCCACCAGAGCTACGCTGCCCATTGTGCAAAGAAGTAATGAAGGATGCTGTTCTAACTAGTAAATGCTGCTTTAGGAGTTTCTGTGATAAAT GCATCAGGGACTACATAATTAACAAGTCAATGTGTGTCTGTGGTGCCACAAGCATATTAGCTGATGATCTTCTCCCTAATAAAACTCTAAGAGAAACCATCAGTCGCATATTAGAGGCACCACCAACTAGCAGTACAGAAAATGTGGGAAGCATGGTGCAAGTACAGG ACATGGAGTCAGCTCTACCTGTACAACCTAAGCATAGGTCTCCTGCTGTTTCTGCTGCTTCAAAGGAAGAGGCTAAAGCATCCACACTTGTAGAAGAGTCTCCAGATGCTGAGAGCCTCAATGGAACAAAAGCTACAAATATTGATGCGAGTTCTTCGGATAAGAAAGCTTTGACAGTTCCAGATATTGCTGAAGGGACCTTGGATTCTAAGAAAGCGAAAGAAGATAAACCAGTAGAAGCAACCCCAGTGGCAAAAGATTCTCAAGAAAAGTTTCCTGCAGGGGAACAAG CTTCAGCggtaaagaagaagaaaaagaagaagccaCGTGTTCCTGGAAATG CTGAAGagcaatggaaaaattttcaagattttggaacTGAAAATTTTTCGGGGATGCCCTTGGGTCCAACTGGAGCATTCAACCCTTACTGGGGCGGAGGAGTGCCATTGCCAATGGATTACATGAATGCACCGTTTCCTGGTCCCATGCCTTACATGGGTTATCCACCAGGTCCATTTGACCCTTTTGGTGGGGGTGTTCTCCCACAAGATCCATTTATGCCCCCAGGATACATGATGCCAGGAGTTCCTAG GGATCTTTCTGAATTGGCAGTTAACGCTATGGGAATAAACATGGGCCCGCCAGTTATGAGCAGAGAAGAATTCGATCCCAGGAAACCTGAACATAGGAGGAGACGTGAAATGGATCGGTTCAATGATAG GGAAAGAGAGCGTGACCGTTctcgagagcgagagcgagaacgGGAGCGGGAGCGTTccttggagagggagagggagcgggagcgggagcgtggCCGTTCTCTGGAGAGGGAGCGGGAGCGGGTTCGAGAGCTGGAGCGTTCCCGCGAGGGTGACCGTGAACGGCAGCGAGGCAGGGACAGGGACAGGGACTCACGCAGAGAGGCCAGAGCATCACCAGGGGCCATTAATGATAGTTCCTCGATGAGGCGGAATGAT AGGTCGAGGTCCCAGCCGGACAGGTCGGAGCGTGGCCCGCCGCAGCCGTCCAGCCCCGACCGGCAGTCGCGTCGCTCCTCCTCCGGCAAGAAGCGTTCCTCCTCCGACCGCTACGACGACATGCCGCTCCCACCTCCCCCTCCGCTGCCCGCGACGCGGCACGAGGCCGAGCCCGCCAAGGCACCGGGGTCGTCGTCCAAGTCCAAGGCCAGCGTCTTCTCCCGCATCAGCTTCCCCGGAGACGGCGCCAACCCCTCCGACGCCAAGCGCAGCCGCAGGGCCTCCGACAAGCCCCCCGCGCGCTCCTCTTCCTCCTCCAAGAAGAGCGCCGCGGCAGAGGGCGGGGACGGCCGCGGCCACCGCCACCACCGTGAGCCCGCGGCCGCCGAGGAGGAGAAGCCTAGGCCCGCTGCCTCCGGTGGCGACTACTACGGCGGCACGGACGGAGAGGAGAGCGAGGACGAGGAGCAGCACTTCAAGCGGCGGCCGTCCTCGTCCTCCCGGCGCGAGCGCGAGCAGGACGCGCCGGAAGAGCAGCCGCGCCACTCGCGACGGTCCAGGGACCACAGGCGCCGGTGA
- the LOC100277907 gene encoding uncharacterized protein LOC100277907 has protein sequence MPRGTERAMLVLGCFPVARRPSLSYEEGSTSAASMSAASTASPPTSTASTSSPAFLDDDDALYPDDAEPEPDAGRLSTAIASRRFFLATPGLSNSIVDSVEHPAACHACDSASNTRSLRRASTSASPASAAASSSSSSPSSSSSSSSSSASATKAHLHDNDGMQPPVRKVLVSTDAPRADFRKSMLEMVEALELDPRRRDADLARLHDLLLCYIALNERDALRDILGAFADLMCLLNVDGGNNNDATFAAVVVDGGEKRNADEQADADR, from the coding sequence ATGCCGAGAGGCACGGAGCGCGCAATGCTGGTGCTGGGTTGCTTCCCGGTCGCGCGTCGGCCGTCCTTGTCATACGAGGAGGgctccacgtcggcggcgtcgatGTCGGCCGCGAGCACGGCCTCGCCGCCGACGTCCACGGCGTCCACGTCGTCCCCGGCCTTcctcgacgacgacgacgcgctGTACCCCGACGACGCCGAGCCCGAGCCGGACGCGGGCAGGCTGTCAACCGCCATCGCCTCCCGCCGCTTCTTCCTCGCGACACCCGGCCTCTCCAACTCCATCGTCGACTCCGTCGAGCACCCGGCAGCCTGCCACGCCTGCGACAGCGCCTCGAACACGCGCTCCCTGCGGCGCGCGTCCACTTCAGCGTCCCCCGCGTCTGCCGCTGCGTCCTCCTCATCCTCCTCCccctcttcctcttcctcctcctcttcctcctcgGCGTCCGCCACCAAAGCGCACTTGCATGACAACGACGGCATGCAGCCGCCGGTGCGGAAGGTCTTGGTGTCCACGGATGCGCCCCGCGCCGACTTCCGCAAGTCCATGCTGGAGATGGTGGAGGCGCTGGAGCTGGACCCGCGCCGCCGCGACGCCGACCTGGCCCGCCTGCACGACCTGCTACTCTGCTACATCGCGCTCAACGAGCGCGACGCGCTCAGGGACATCCTCGGCGCGTTCGCCGACCTCATGTGCCTTCTCAACGTCGACGGCGGCAACAATAACGACGCCACGTTCGCTGCCGTCGTCGTCGATGGCGGGGAGAAGCGCAACGCCGACGAGCAGGCGGATGCGGATAGATAG
- the LOC111590563 gene encoding uncharacterized protein — protein MRPSYYCRPWFTRAAAAAMDAPTPPGRAASYRSTSLSASSSPVARASAASLASTPQARRLRRTRSPPAPCRSLSCSRPSSTPRTPRLALLFRRKRCPARQAYTYINRTSHFVKNICSGRTHGRLQTVQRDGCVHAKRSAPGRPRTPCVLDAEARHARLGDGDPTVSGCVGGLVAGHDAEAAFAPGCGLHDGSGLAPGRLPQHGVLRGLHHGRVLQPGGRPGQLSLDGEHVCCCSWLIMESDASLLA, from the coding sequence ATGCGTCCCAGCTACTACTGCCGGCCGTGGTTCacccgcgcggcggcggcggcgatggaCGCGCCCACCCCACCCGGCCGCGCCGCGTCTTACCGCTCCACCTCCTTGTCCGCCTCGTCCAGCCCGGTCGCGCGCGCCTCGGCCGCGTCGCTCGCCTCCACTCCACAGGCTCGTCGCCTGCGGAGAACGCGGTCGCCTCCAGCGCCTTGCCGATCGTTATCCTGCTCCCGGCCGTCCAGCACTCCGCGGACACCGCGCCTTGCCTTGCTGTTCCGCCGCAAGAGGTGTCCTGCCCGACAGGCATATACATACATAAACAGAACATCTCATTTTGTGAAGAACATATGTAGCGGACGTACGCACGGACGGCTTCAAACAGTTCAACGCGACGGTTGCGTCCACGCGAAACGGTCTGCACCTGGTCGGCCACGAACTCCGTGCGTGCTTGACGCGGAAGCCCGGCACGCGCGCCTCGGTGACGGCGACCCAACCGTCAGCGGCTGCGTCGGTGGCCTCGTCGCGGGGCACGACGCCGAGGCGGCCTTTGCGCCTGGATGCGGACTGCATGACGGCAGCGGCCTCGCCCCTGGGCGCCTGCCCCAGCACGGCGTTCTCCGCGGCCTGCATCATGGCCGCGTCCTCCAGCCCGGTGGGCGTCCTGGCCAGCTCTCCCTTGACGGCGAACACGTCTGCTGCTGCTCCTGGCTCATCATGGAATCCGATGCTTCGTTGCTCGCTTAG